TATTTTCTCTCAAATTTTTGGTGGGGCTGGGCTTGCAGCAGGAATAACTGTGGGTGCTTTATTAGCTCAAGATATGTTGGGAACAGATAATTTTACTGGCGTCCCAACAGCTTTATTTACTCTGGGATCTGCTGTGGCCGCCTTTCTAGTAGGCCGCTTTTCTCAAAAATCTGGAAGACGTCTTGGACTTGGTTTAGGTTTTCTCGCAGGCGGGCTTGGAGCGATCGGAGTTGTAATATCTGCTCTTTTAAACAGTATTGTATTACTTATGATATCACTTCTTATTTATGGCGCGGGTTCAGCCACAAATTTACAAGCACGTTATGCTGGTACTGACCTAGCTAATTCTAAGCAGCGAGCGACTGCCGCGAGTATGGCAATGGTATTTACGACATTTGGAGCGGTTGCAGGACCGAACTTGGTAGAGGTGACAGGACAGCTTGCATTTTCTATCGGAGTTCCCCGCCTGGCAGGTCCGTTTATATTGGCTGCGATCGCCTATTTTTTAGCAGGAATCGTTCTACTCTTGTTCCTTCGTCCCGATCCATTACTAGTGGCAAATGCGATTACTGATCTGTCCAGTCATCATACTAATCCTTCTTCTGGTGTAGGAAGAGTAGATAGACAAGTAGGAAAACGCGGAATAATTATTGGAGCTGCAATCATGATTTTGACTCAGATTGTGATGGTAGCCATCATGACAATGACTCCTGTTCATATGAAGCATCATGGACACGGATTAAGTGAAGTAGGATTGGTTATTGGTTTTCATATTGGCTCCATGTATCTTCCATCTCTAATTACAGGGGTTCTGGTTGATAAAGTTGGACGTATGATCATGGCGATCGCTTCGGGTGTTACTTTGCTTCTTGCAGGTGTGGTCGCTGCTCTGGCACCAGGTGACTCTTTGACCGTCTTAATCGTAGCGCTATCTCTATTAGGATTGGGCTGGAACTTTGGATTAATCAGTGGTACGGCACTTATTGTGGATTCAACCTCGCCATCCAATCGAGCTAAAGTTCAAGGATCTGTTGACGTACTGATTGCATTGGCAGGTGCTTCTGGGGGAGCGTTGTCCGGTATTGTTGTTGCTCAATCTAGCTATGCTTTTCTTTCTTTTGCTGGAAGTATTCTTTCTCTTTTACTAATTCTAATGATGATATGGTTACAAAGAAAGAATAGATCGATTGGTTAAAAACTCATGTTTATGATGCTACAAATCATGAAGTCCATCATTGTTGTATAAAGGGGGCGATAGCACTGCCGAATTTGCAACTTGGTACGTTTGTGCTGAATATTGAACTGTTAATTTATTTGATCTCGGGCATCGTTGGTGTTCTGGCAGTCCGTTTTCGGGAACGGGGACGCCCGCAGAAAGAAATGCGCATATCAGAGGCTTGGAATGCGGTCTTTATATGGTTAATCGCTTGGAAGCTAAGCTTATTTCTGTTCGACCTCAAAGGGGTCATCAAGCACCCGCTTTCTCTAGTCTTCTTTAGCGGAGGGCTG
The window above is part of the Paenibacillus lutimineralis genome. Proteins encoded here:
- a CDS encoding MFS transporter; this encodes MSSVQYTTKQQEHLTSYIHSPENQQKLYRRTLATVIFSQIFGGAGLAAGITVGALLAQDMLGTDNFTGVPTALFTLGSAVAAFLVGRFSQKSGRRLGLGLGFLAGGLGAIGVVISALLNSIVLLMISLLIYGAGSATNLQARYAGTDLANSKQRATAASMAMVFTTFGAVAGPNLVEVTGQLAFSIGVPRLAGPFILAAIAYFLAGIVLLLFLRPDPLLVANAITDLSSHHTNPSSGVGRVDRQVGKRGIIIGAAIMILTQIVMVAIMTMTPVHMKHHGHGLSEVGLVIGFHIGSMYLPSLITGVLVDKVGRMIMAIASGVTLLLAGVVAALAPGDSLTVLIVALSLLGLGWNFGLISGTALIVDSTSPSNRAKVQGSVDVLIALAGASGGALSGIVVAQSSYAFLSFAGSILSLLLILMMIWLQRKNRSIG